A region of the Cumulibacter manganitolerans genome:
GATGATCTCGGCCCGGCCGTCGGGCACCCCCTTGACCCGGTAGCCCCACTTGCGGGCGAGCTTGATCCCGGTCTCGACGGCCTCGGCCCCGGTGTTCATGGGCAGCACGACCTCCTTGCCGCAGAAGCGGGCGAGCCGCCGGCAGAACTCGGCGAGGTTGGCGCTGTTGAACGCGCGGCTGGTGAGGGTCAGCCGGTCCAGCTGGTCCTTGGCCGCCTGGATCAGCGCGGGATGCCGGTGCCCGAAGTTCAGCGCGCTGTACCCGGCCAGCAGGTCCAGGTACCTCCGGCCGTCGACGTCCCACACCCAGGAGCCCTCGCCGCGCGCCAGGGTGACCGGCAGCGGGTGGTAGTTCGTGGCGACGAAGGGCGAGCGCTCGGACATGGCTCAGATCGTAATCACCGCTCGGGCAGCAGCGCGGCCTGCAGCGTCGAGTCGATCCAGCCGGCGAAGCGCTGCTCGCTCCAGCCCAGCTCGCCGACCAGCTGCCGGTGCATCGGTGGACCGGTGAGCGCCCACACGGTGGCCGCCGCCTCCTCGATGCCCAGCCCTGGGCGCAGCCCGCCGTGCGCCGCGAGGCTGCGCACGAACTGCGTGAGGTTCGCCAGGCGGATGCGATGCATCTCGCCGTGCTTGGCGGCCACCTCGTCGTCCACCAGGGCGGCCGAGACCATGACGTCGTCGATGGGGCGCGCGCGGGTGGTCCGCCGCGCGATGTCGGCGGCGAACATCGCGATCTGCGCCCGCTGATCGGGCTGCGCCAGCACCGCGCGCGGGCCGGGCTGATCGAGCACCTGCGCGCTGTCGGGGGCCCCGGTGACGTCGTAGTTGAGCACCTCGACCAGAAGCTGGCGCTTGGTGCCGAACTGCAGATACACGAGGTCCTCGCTGACCCCGGCCGCCTCGGCGATCGCCGCGACGGACGTCGCGGGATAGCCGTTTGCGACGAACAGCCGCTCGGCGGCCCGCAGCACCGCCGTCCGGTTGGCGCGCGCCCGCTCCTCACGCACCGCGGACCGGTACGCGCGTTTCTTGACAGGTTCGCTCACCGGGCTCACTCTAGTGATTAATTCGTTCGGTAACCACCCGAACCAATTTGAGGAGGGGACATGAGCACTGGCTACGCGATGGCGTATCGGCTGGGCATCCGGCCCTGGGAGCGGGCCGGCGCCGGAGGGCAGGCCTCGTTCGAGGCGCTCCTGGAGCGGGAGGAGAACGAGCGCGGACGACCGTTGGGGCGGGCGCTGGACCTCGGGTGCGGGCGTGGCCGGCACACCCGGGAGCTCGCGGCTCGCGGCTGGGAGGCGGTCGGGATCGACAACATCCCGCGCGCGCTCGCGCAGGCCCGCGCCGCCGGCGACGGGGCGACGTTCGTCGAGGCCGACGTGACCGCGTTGCGGCGCGCGAAGCTCGGCGGCTTCGACTTCTTCCTCGACATCGGCTGCCTGCACGGCCTCGACGCCGCGGCCCGCGCGGCGGCCGCGGGCGGCATCACCGAGCTGGCCAACCCGGGCGCGACCATGCTGCTGCTGGCGTTCCGCCCGCACCCGCTGCCGCTGCTGCCCAAGGGCCTCACCCGGGCGGACGTCGAGTCCACCTTCCCGGCGTGGCGGCTGGAGTCCACCGGCCCGGCGGACACCGCAGGCATGCCGCGTCCGCTGCGGCGCACCGAGCCGCAGTGGTACCGACTGCGGCTGGCTTCCTGAGTGAATACGCTGAGGGCATGCGCCCGCCGACCCCTCGACGATCGATCGCCCTCGGCGCCGTGCTCGTGCTCGTCGGCCTGGCCGGCATCCTGCTGGCCTTCGGCCCGGCCCAGTTCGCCGACCGGCTCAGTGGCCGGGTCGAGGCCGTCGGCACCGTGCAGTGGGGGATCAGCGCCGATGCGCAGTCCGGCGACGAGCAGATCGCGGACGGCCAGTACGGCGCGTGGAAGGTCGACTACGAGATCGACGGCTCGCCGCACACCGGCCTGCTGCTGGGCACCTACCGGGCCGGCCAGCAGGTGCGCGTCTCCGCGCCGGAGGACGGGTCGATCTACGCGCTGCTGCACCCCGGCGTGAGCACCCCGGTCAAGGTGCTCAGCTGGTTCCTCGTCCCGCTGTCGCTGGCCGCGGGCGCCGTCGGCGTGTGGTCCGCCGCCCGCGGCATCCGGCAGCGCGACGAGACCGCTCGAGCCGAGGCCCGCGCGCAGCTCGCGCGGCGCTACCCACAGCTCTATCCGCCGCAGCCGACGCCGGCCGCCGCGCCGACCCCTCCACCGCCGCCTCGGCCGGCGAACGACTTCTACGCGCCCTACGACATCTAGGGCCGATACTGGATCGCATGCACTGGATGTGGAACCTCGGCTGGCTGGTGCTGGTGTTCGGCGGATCGATCGCCGCGGGGCTGAAGGCCCTGCAGGAGGCGAACGAGCGGCGCGCGGAGCGCGCCCAGGAGCGATTCCGGCTCAAGCAGCAGGTCAAGCTCGCGTCCGTCCGGGCCGGCGCCGCGGCCGGCGAACGCGCCGAGGGCCGCGAGCGAGAGGTGCGGCGGCTGGTCGAGACCCACCAGTCGGTGATCGACCGGTGGGCGGCGTACGAGCTGGATCCCGGGCTGATCCTGCAGTACCCGCTGATCGCCGACGTCCGCGAACCGCTCGTCGCGCAGTTCCACCGGGCCATGCTCACCGCCGACTCGCTGCGGCCCAGCCGGGCGGCCGAGCTCGACACGCGCGAGGCGGTCGTGGAGTACCGCGACGCCGTGCACGCGCTGTCCACCGCGTTCGACGCCGCCGAGGCCGAGGCCCGGCGGCGCGGCTGGATAGACCTCGACGACGCCGAACGGACGCGGGTGGCCCGTGCCCAGAAGCTGTTCGCCACCGCCGCGGACCGGGGCGCCACCGTCGCCGAGCGCCAGCGCGCGCTGGCCCGCGCGCGCGTCGAGATCGATGGCCTGATCGTGCTGCCGCGTCGCGCCGTCGCGGCCGTCGAGCGCCGGGCCGCGGCCGAGATCGAGTCATAGCCTTAACGTGGCGGGAGACTCACCTGCGCGCAGCGCGCGGGATGGGACAATGGCACACGTGCTGTACCCGTCTGATGCTCCCCAGTCCGCAGACCTCTTCGCGCGCGCGAGCGAGGTGATCCCCGGAGGCGTCAACTCGCCGGTCCGCGCGTTCCGGTCGGTCGGCGGCACGCCGCGCTTCATGACCTCGGGCAAGGGCGCCCTCATGACCGACGCCGACGGCCGCGAGTACGTCGACCTCATCTGCTCCTGGGGCCCGCTGCTGCACGGCCACGCGCACCCCGCGATCGTCGAGGCGGTGACGAAGGCCGCCCAGAAGGGCACCAGCTTCGGCACCCCGACCGAGAACGAGGTGCTGCTCGCCGAGGAGATCGTCGCCCGGACGCCCGCGCAGCGGATCCGGCTGGTCAACTCCGGCACCGAGGCCACCATGTCGGCGATCCGGCTGGCCCGCGGCTTCACCGGGCGCAGCCTGGTCGTGAAGTTCTCCGGCTGCTACCACGGGCACGTGGACGCGCTGCTCGCCGAGGCCGGCTCCGGCGTCGCGACCCTGGCGATCCCGGAGACCCGCGGCGTCACCGCGACGCAGACGGCCGAGACGGTCGTGCTGCCGTACAACGACCCGCAGGCCCTGGAGGAGCTGTTCACGCAGCGCGGCGACGAGATCGCCTGCCTGATCACCGAGGCCGCGCCGGGCAACATGGGGGTCGTCCCGCCGGTCGACGGCTTCAACCAGCTCATCCGCGACCTCACGGCCCGGCACGGCGCGCTGATGATCAGCGACGAGGTGATGACCGGCTTCCGGGCCTCCGCGGCCGGCTGGTACGGCATCGACCCGGTCGAGGCCGACCTGTACACCTTCGGCAAGGTGATGGGCGGCGGGCTGCCCGCCGCCGCGTTCGGCGGCCGCGCCGACGTCATGGACCTCCTGGCGCCCGCCGGACCCGTCTACCAGGCCGGCACGCTCAGCGGGAACCCGCTGGCCACCGCCGCGGGCCTGGCCAACCTGACGCTGTCCACGCCCGAGGCGTACGAGAAGCTCGCGACCACCAGCACCACGCTGCAGGGCATGACGGCGGCCGCCCTCTACAACGCCGGCGTCCCGCACCGCATCCAGACCGCCGGGACGATGTTCTCGGTGTTCCTGTTCGCCGACGGCGTCGAGCTTGCCCAGGTCACCGACTACGCCGCCGCCCGCACGCAGAGCGCCGCCCGGTTCGCCGCGTTCTTCACCGAGCTGCTGGCGCGCGGCATCTACCTGCCACCGTCCGGCTTCGAGTGCTGGTTCGTCTCCACCGCGCACGACGAGCAGATCCTGGACCGCATCGACGAGGCGCTGCCGTACGCTGCCGGCGCGGCGGCGGCGGTCGGCTAGGAATGGGCGCGCACACGGTCGTCCACCTCGTGCGGCACGGGGAAGTGCACAATCCGGACGGCATCCTCTACGGGCGGCTGCCCGGCTACGGGCTCTCGGACGCCGGCCGGCAGATGGCCGACCGGCTCGCCGCGCACTTCGCCGGCACCGACGTCCGGCACCTGGTCGCCAGCCCGTTGCAGCGCGCGACGGAGACGGCCGCACCGATCGCCGCCGCGCTGTCGCTCGACATCGCCACCGACGACCGGCTCATCGAGGCCGCGAACGACTTCGAGGGCCAGCGGTGGGGCGGCAAGGACGGCATCATGAGCCGCCGCGACAACTGGCCCAAGCTGCGCAACCCGCTGCGCCCGTCCTGGGGCGAGCCGTACCTCGACATCGCGGTGCGGATGAGCATGGCGGTCGAGGCCGCCCGGCTCGGCGGCCTCGGGCACGAGGCGGTGTGCGTCAGCCACCAGTTGCCGATCTGGACGCTGCGCTGCGCCGTGGCGGGCCACCGGCTGTGGCACGATCCGCGGCGCCGCGAGTGCGCCCTCGCCTCCGTGACCTCCCTGCACTTCGACGACGAGCGGCTCGTCCGGGTCGCCTACACCGAGCCCTGCGGGCAGGTCGGCTCCGGGGTCGGGGCATGAGACGCGTCGCGTACGCCGTGGTGCTCGTCCTGGTCGCGGTCGGCGTCCTGGCCGGATGCTCGGCGAGCAAGGGCGCCCCGGAGAACGCCGGGAGCGAGTTCCGGTTCGTGGAGGGCACGCCCTCCGGCGAGGTCATCGCCGCGTCGGACCGCAAGCAGGCGCCCACGGTCACCGGCGAGCTGCTCGACGGGAAGAAGTACGCGCTCGCGGACCACCACGGCAAGATCGTCGTCATCAACTTCTGGGCCTCCTGGTGCGCGCCGTGCCGCGTCGAGGCGCCCGACCTGGAGAAGACCTATCAGACCTACCAGGGGAAGGGCGTCGAGCTGCTCGGCGTCCTGGTGCGCGACACCAAGGGGCAGGGCGAGACCTACAGCAAGCAGGCGGGGCTGACCTACCCGAGCCTGTTCGACCCGAAGACCGAGATCGCGCTGCAGTTCCCGGGCTACCCGCTGGCCGCGATCCCGTCGA
Encoded here:
- the hemL gene encoding glutamate-1-semialdehyde 2,1-aminomutase, which produces MLYPSDAPQSADLFARASEVIPGGVNSPVRAFRSVGGTPRFMTSGKGALMTDADGREYVDLICSWGPLLHGHAHPAIVEAVTKAAQKGTSFGTPTENEVLLAEEIVARTPAQRIRLVNSGTEATMSAIRLARGFTGRSLVVKFSGCYHGHVDALLAEAGSGVATLAIPETRGVTATQTAETVVLPYNDPQALEELFTQRGDEIACLITEAAPGNMGVVPPVDGFNQLIRDLTARHGALMISDEVMTGFRASAAGWYGIDPVEADLYTFGKVMGGGLPAAAFGGRADVMDLLAPAGPVYQAGTLSGNPLATAAGLANLTLSTPEAYEKLATTSTTLQGMTAAALYNAGVPHRIQTAGTMFSVFLFADGVELAQVTDYAAARTQSAARFAAFFTELLARGIYLPPSGFECWFVSTAHDEQILDRIDEALPYAAGAAAAVG
- a CDS encoding TlpA family protein disulfide reductase, which encodes MRRVAYAVVLVLVAVGVLAGCSASKGAPENAGSEFRFVEGTPSGEVIAASDRKQAPTVTGELLDGKKYALADHHGKIVVINFWASWCAPCRVEAPDLEKTYQTYQGKGVELLGVLVRDTKGQGETYSKQAGLTYPSLFDPKTEIALQFPGYPLAAIPSTIVVDKRGRVAAAYVAQVDLASLTKTIEKLLAE
- a CDS encoding histidine phosphatase family protein, which gives rise to MGAHTVVHLVRHGEVHNPDGILYGRLPGYGLSDAGRQMADRLAAHFAGTDVRHLVASPLQRATETAAPIAAALSLDIATDDRLIEAANDFEGQRWGGKDGIMSRRDNWPKLRNPLRPSWGEPYLDIAVRMSMAVEAARLGGLGHEAVCVSHQLPIWTLRCAVAGHRLWHDPRRRECALASVTSLHFDDERLVRVAYTEPCGQVGSGVGA
- a CDS encoding class I SAM-dependent methyltransferase; its protein translation is MSTGYAMAYRLGIRPWERAGAGGQASFEALLEREENERGRPLGRALDLGCGRGRHTRELAARGWEAVGIDNIPRALAQARAAGDGATFVEADVTALRRAKLGGFDFFLDIGCLHGLDAAARAAAAGGITELANPGATMLLLAFRPHPLPLLPKGLTRADVESTFPAWRLESTGPADTAGMPRPLRRTEPQWYRLRLAS
- a CDS encoding TetR/AcrR family transcriptional regulator, which produces MSEPVKKRAYRSAVREERARANRTAVLRAAERLFVANGYPATSVAAIAEAAGVSEDLVYLQFGTKRQLLVEVLNYDVTGAPDSAQVLDQPGPRAVLAQPDQRAQIAMFAADIARRTTRARPIDDVMVSAALVDDEVAAKHGEMHRIRLANLTQFVRSLAAHGGLRPGLGIEEAAATVWALTGPPMHRQLVGELGWSEQRFAGWIDSTLQAALLPER